The proteins below are encoded in one region of Telopea speciosissima isolate NSW1024214 ecotype Mountain lineage chromosome 10, Tspe_v1, whole genome shotgun sequence:
- the LOC122642794 gene encoding sigma intracellular receptor 2-like codes for MGLCKLVDAILLLFFLVVAVVAPLMDSQTCLPVQLFPDFLVDLKSWYAREYGDYLIVEKPDFFVGLVWLELLLQWPLCIANLYAILTRKSWLSTTCLIYGVSTSTSMIAILGELMGSGKASGKLLTLYSPFLGFAILAVLRGLVPNGGRSRTPTSMNAAGAKMARKKKA; via the exons atGGGATTGTGCAAGCTGGTGGATGCgatccttctcctcttcttcctggTTGTAGCAGTGGTAGCTCCACTCATGGACTCCCAGACTTGTCTACCAGTGCAATTGTTTCCCGATTTCCTCGTCGACCTCAAATCCTGGTATGCCCGTGAGTACGGTGATTACCTGATAGTTGAGAAGCCCGATTTCTTCGTAGGCCTCGTTTGGCTAGAGCTTCTTCTCCAATGGCCCCTCTGCATTGCCAACCTTTACGCCATTCTCACCAGGAAGTCCTGGCTGAGCACCACTTGCTTGATCTATGGCGTCTCCACTTCCACTTCCATG ATTGCGATTTTAGGGGAACTGATGGGTTCGGGAAAGGCATCGGGCAAGCTCCTCACGTTGTATTCCCCGTTCTTGGGTTTTGCTATCCTTGCGGTTCTGCGTGGGCTTGTGCCAAACGGGGGCAGGAGCAGGACTCCTACTTCAATGAATGCCGCAGGAGCAAAAATGGCTAGGAAAAAGAAAGCATGA